A section of the Citrobacter farmeri genome encodes:
- the citE gene encoding citrate (pro-3S)-lyase subunit beta produces MISASLQQRKARTRRSMLFVPGANAAMVSNSFIYPADALMFDLEDSVALREKDTARRLVYHALQHPLYHDVETIVRVNALDSEWGINDLEAVVRGGADVVRLPKTDTAQDVIDIESEILRIEKACGREPGSTGLLAAIESPLGITRAVEIAHASERLIGIALGAEDYVRNLRTERSPEGTELLFARCSILQAARSAGIQAFDTVYSDANNEAGFLHEASHIKQLGFDGKSLINPRQIELLHNLYAPTQKEVTHARLVVEAAEAAAREGLGVVSLNGKMVDSPVIERARLVLSRAELSGIREE; encoded by the coding sequence ATGATTTCCGCATCTCTTCAACAGCGCAAAGCGCGCACTCGCCGCAGCATGTTGTTTGTTCCCGGCGCCAACGCCGCAATGGTCAGCAACTCTTTCATCTATCCGGCAGATGCCCTGATGTTTGACCTGGAAGACTCCGTCGCGCTGCGTGAAAAAGACACCGCGCGTCGCCTGGTCTACCACGCGCTGCAGCATCCGCTCTATCACGACGTCGAAACCATTGTGCGCGTTAATGCACTGGATTCCGAATGGGGGATCAACGATCTGGAAGCGGTCGTTCGCGGCGGCGCTGACGTAGTTCGTCTGCCGAAAACCGATACCGCTCAAGATGTTATCGATATCGAAAGCGAAATTCTGCGTATTGAAAAAGCCTGCGGTCGCGAACCGGGCAGCACGGGTCTGCTGGCCGCTATTGAGTCACCGTTAGGCATCACCCGCGCGGTGGAAATTGCCCACGCTTCCGAGCGACTAATCGGGATCGCTCTGGGTGCGGAAGACTACGTCCGTAACCTGCGTACAGAACGCTCGCCAGAGGGCACGGAATTGCTGTTTGCCCGCTGCTCCATTTTGCAGGCCGCACGTTCCGCCGGGATTCAGGCGTTCGATACCGTCTATTCCGATGCCAATAACGAAGCGGGTTTCCTGCACGAAGCTTCCCACATCAAACAGTTGGGCTTTGACGGCAAATCGCTGATCAACCCCCGCCAGATTGAACTGCTGCACAACCTGTATGCTCCGACGCAAAAAGAAGTGACGCATGCGCGTCTGGTCGTGGAAGCCGCAGAAGCCGCCGCCCGCGAAGGTCTCGGGGTGGTCTCCCTGAACGGCAAGATGGTCGACAGCCCGGTGATTGAGCGCGCACGTCTGGTGCTCTCCCGCGCAGAACTTTCCGGCATCCGCGAAGAATAA
- the citF gene encoding citrate lyase subunit alpha — protein MTQKNEQSQRQERVAAWSRQAESDLSTYTSTAKQALQAQKPRDQKLCANLEEAIRRSGLQDGMTISFHHAFRGGDLTINLVMATIASMGFKNLTLASSSLSDCHAPLVDHIRHGVVSRIYTSGLRGPLAEEISRGLLAEPVQVHSHGGRVHLVESGELSIDVAFLGVPSCDPFGNANGYTGKACCGSLGYARVDAETANQVVLLTEQLLPYPHNPASIPQDQVDLIVQIDQVGDADKIGADATRMTTNPRELLIARSAAEVIAHSGYFKEGFSLQTGTGGASLAVTRFLEDKMRSRDIRADFALGGITATIVDLHEKGLIRKLLDVQSFDRSAAESLARNPNHIEISANQYANWGSKGASVDRLDVVVLSALEVDTQFNVNVLTGSDGVIRGASGGHCDTAVAAALSIIVAPLVRGRIPTLVDNVLTCVTPGSSVDILVTDHGIAVNPARPELAERLKEAGMKVVSIEWLRERAQQLTGEPRPIEFTDRVIAVVRYRDGSVIDVVHQVKE, from the coding sequence ATGACCCAGAAAAACGAACAGTCTCAACGACAGGAACGGGTAGCGGCCTGGAGCCGCCAGGCTGAAAGCGACCTTTCCACCTATACAAGCACCGCGAAACAGGCTCTGCAGGCACAAAAACCACGTGACCAAAAACTGTGCGCAAACCTTGAAGAGGCGATTCGCCGTTCCGGCCTACAGGATGGTATGACCATCTCCTTCCACCACGCGTTCCGCGGCGGCGACCTGACTATCAATCTGGTGATGGCAACCATTGCCAGCATGGGATTTAAAAACCTGACTCTGGCCTCCAGCTCCCTGAGTGACTGCCACGCGCCGCTGGTCGACCATATTCGTCACGGCGTCGTCAGCCGCATTTATACATCCGGTCTGCGCGGACCGCTGGCAGAAGAGATTTCTCGCGGCCTGCTGGCAGAGCCCGTTCAGGTTCACTCTCACGGCGGGCGCGTACATCTGGTAGAAAGCGGCGAGCTCAGCATTGACGTGGCTTTTCTCGGCGTCCCGTCCTGCGATCCATTCGGTAACGCCAATGGCTATACCGGTAAAGCATGCTGCGGCTCACTCGGTTATGCCCGCGTTGACGCTGAAACCGCCAACCAGGTGGTGCTGCTGACGGAGCAACTGCTGCCTTATCCGCACAACCCGGCCAGCATTCCCCAGGATCAGGTCGATCTGATCGTGCAAATAGACCAGGTCGGTGATGCCGATAAAATCGGGGCTGACGCCACCCGAATGACCACTAACCCGCGTGAACTGCTGATTGCCCGCAGCGCGGCGGAAGTCATCGCCCACTCCGGCTATTTCAAAGAAGGCTTTTCACTGCAAACCGGTACTGGCGGTGCCTCACTGGCGGTCACTCGCTTCCTGGAAGACAAAATGCGCAGCCGCGATATCCGCGCGGATTTCGCTCTGGGCGGCATCACTGCCACCATCGTCGACCTGCATGAAAAAGGCTTGATTCGCAAACTGCTGGACGTACAGAGCTTCGACCGCAGTGCCGCTGAATCTCTGGCGCGCAACCCGAATCACATCGAAATCAGCGCAAACCAGTATGCCAACTGGGGATCAAAAGGGGCCTCCGTTGATCGTCTGGACGTGGTCGTGCTGAGTGCGTTGGAAGTCGACACTCAGTTTAACGTCAACGTGCTGACCGGTTCTGACGGCGTCATTCGCGGTGCGTCCGGCGGACACTGTGATACCGCCGTCGCCGCCGCACTGTCGATCATCGTCGCACCGCTGGTACGTGGTCGTATTCCAACGCTGGTAGATAACGTGCTGACCTGTGTCACACCGGGTTCCAGCGTCGATATTCTGGTTACCGATCATGGCATTGCGGTGAACCCGGCGCGCCCGGAACTGGCAGAACGCCTGAAAGAAGCGGGGATGAAAGTCGTCTCTATTGAGTGGTTACGCGAACGTGCGCAACAACTCACTGGCGAACCTCGTCCAATCGAATTCACCGATCGTGTGATTGCCGTCGTGCGCTATCGCGATGGTTCAGTGATCGACGTTGTTCATCAGGTGAAGGAATAA
- the citX gene encoding citrate lyase holo-[acyl-carrier protein] synthase, producing the protein MHLLPEQATRHAVSIPELLVSRDERQARQHVWLARHPIPLVSFTVVAPGPIKDSELTRRLFNHGVTALHTLATQADWHIREQAALASACGPEGMLSIEAPARDIKLATIELEQTHPLGRLWDIDVLTPGGEILSRRHFALPARRCLLCEQSAAECARGKTHTLSDLLTHMEALLHAADSQYGH; encoded by the coding sequence ATGCACCTGCTCCCTGAACAGGCCACCCGCCACGCGGTTTCAATTCCCGAGCTGCTTGTCAGCCGGGATGAGCGACAAGCTCGGCAACACGTCTGGCTGGCGCGCCATCCCATTCCACTGGTCTCCTTTACCGTGGTAGCGCCTGGCCCGATTAAAGATAGCGAACTCACCCGTCGTCTCTTTAATCACGGTGTGACCGCCCTGCATACGCTGGCGACCCAGGCGGACTGGCACATCAGGGAGCAGGCTGCACTGGCCTCAGCATGCGGGCCGGAAGGTATGCTCTCAATTGAGGCTCCGGCCCGTGACATCAAGCTCGCAACCATTGAGCTCGAACAAACCCATCCTCTGGGCCGTTTGTGGGACATCGATGTCCTCACTCCCGGAGGCGAAATTCTCTCCCGCCGCCATTTCGCGCTTCCCGCCCGCCGTTGCCTGCTGTGCGAACAGAGCGCTGCGGAATGCGCGCGTGGGAAAACCCATACGCTCTCCGATCTGCTCACCCACATGGAGGCGCTGCTACATGCTGCCGATTCCCAATATGGCCATTGA
- the citG gene encoding triphosphoribosyl-dephospho-CoA synthase CitG yields the protein MLPIPNMAIETTALPRTLCDAYGHLAWRAMLTEVNLSPKPGLVDRLNCGAHKDMSLTDFHRSALAIQAWLPRFIEYGACCAQMPADAVLNGLRPLGMACEADMFRATAGVNTHKGSIFSLGLLCAAIGRLHQQKQSVTPETICTTAASFCRGLTERELRNNNQQITAGQRLYQQLGLTGARGEAEAGYPLVIRHALPHYRTLLAEGRDPELALLDTLLLLIALNGDTNVASRGGAAGLRWIQQQANALLQQGGIRTPADLNHLHQFDSHCIERNLSPGGSADLLIVTWFLAQISQVKHLHNY from the coding sequence ATGCTGCCGATTCCCAATATGGCCATTGAAACCACAGCCCTTCCCCGCACGCTGTGCGACGCGTACGGTCATCTGGCATGGCGCGCAATGCTGACGGAAGTCAACCTGTCGCCAAAACCCGGGCTGGTCGATCGTCTGAACTGCGGCGCCCATAAAGACATGTCGCTGACGGATTTTCACCGCAGCGCGCTGGCGATTCAGGCCTGGCTGCCGCGTTTTATTGAATACGGCGCATGCTGTGCACAGATGCCGGCCGACGCCGTATTAAACGGCTTACGCCCGTTAGGCATGGCCTGTGAAGCCGATATGTTTCGCGCCACGGCGGGCGTGAACACCCACAAAGGCAGCATTTTTTCTCTCGGCCTGCTGTGTGCCGCCATTGGCCGTCTACACCAGCAAAAGCAATCTGTTACACCGGAAACGATCTGCACCACCGCCGCCAGCTTTTGCCGCGGTCTGACCGAGCGCGAACTGCGCAATAACAACCAACAAATCACGGCAGGCCAGCGACTTTATCAGCAACTGGGCTTAACCGGCGCACGTGGCGAAGCCGAAGCGGGATATCCGTTGGTTATCCGCCATGCGCTTCCACACTATCGCACCCTGTTAGCCGAAGGACGCGACCCCGAGCTGGCACTCCTGGACACCTTACTCCTGCTGATTGCGCTCAACGGCGACACCAACGTTGCCTCTCGCGGCGGCGCGGCAGGATTGCGCTGGATACAGCAACAGGCAAACGCATTGTTACAACAAGGGGGCATCCGAACCCCCGCCGATCTCAATCATCTGCATCAGTTCGACAGCCACTGCATTGAACGCAATCTCAGTCCTGGCGGCAGTGCCGATCTGCTGATCGTAACGTGGTTTTTAGCCCAGATTTCTCAAGTTAAACATTTACACAATTATTGA
- the citT gene encoding citrate/succinate antiporter CitT has translation MSLSKDSIWKLFAPLIVMGVMFLIPVPDGMPPQAWHYFAVFVAMIVGMILEPIPATAISFIAVTICVIGSNYLLFDAKELADPTFDAGKQALKWGLAGFSSTTVWLVFGAFIFALGYEVTGLGRRIALFLVKFMGKRTLTLGYAIVIIDILLAPFTPSNTARTGGTVFPVIKNLPPLFKSFPNDPSARRIGGYLMWMMVISTSLSSSMFVTGAAPNVLGLEFVSKIAGVQISWLQWFLSFLPVGIILLIVAPWLSYVLYKPEVTHSAEVAAWAGDELKTMGTLSRKEWTLIGLVLLSLALWVFGGEVIDATAVGLLAVSLMLALHVVPWKDITKYNSAWNTLVNLATLVVMANGLTRSGFIDWFASTMSTHLEGFSPNATVIVLVLVFYFAHYLFASLSAHTATMLPVILAIGKGIPGVPMEHLCILLVLSIGIMGCLTPYATGPGVIIYGCGYVKSKDYWRLGAIFGVIYIAMLLLVGWPILAMWS, from the coding sequence ATGTCTTTATCGAAAGATAGTATATGGAAGTTGTTTGCCCCCTTGATAGTGATGGGCGTCATGTTTCTTATCCCTGTCCCGGATGGCATGCCCCCTCAGGCATGGCACTACTTCGCCGTGTTCGTGGCGATGATCGTCGGCATGATTCTGGAGCCCATTCCGGCTACCGCAATCAGCTTCATCGCCGTGACCATCTGCGTCATTGGCAGCAACTATCTGCTGTTTGATGCCAAAGAGCTGGCAGATCCCACCTTTGATGCCGGTAAGCAAGCGCTTAAATGGGGTCTGGCAGGTTTCTCCAGTACCACCGTCTGGCTGGTGTTCGGTGCATTCATCTTCGCCCTTGGCTACGAAGTCACCGGCCTTGGCCGTCGCATCGCGCTGTTCCTGGTGAAATTCATGGGTAAACGTACCCTGACGCTGGGCTATGCCATTGTCATCATCGACATTCTGCTGGCACCGTTTACACCGTCTAACACCGCGCGTACCGGTGGCACTGTATTCCCGGTGATCAAAAACCTGCCGCCGCTGTTTAAATCGTTCCCGAACGATCCGTCTGCGCGTCGTATCGGCGGTTACCTGATGTGGATGATGGTCATCAGTACCAGCCTGAGTTCTTCGATGTTCGTCACGGGTGCGGCACCAAACGTGCTGGGCCTGGAGTTTGTCAGCAAAATCGCCGGTGTGCAGATCAGCTGGCTGCAGTGGTTCCTCAGCTTCCTGCCGGTCGGTATCATTTTGCTGATCGTTGCGCCGTGGCTCTCTTATGTTCTCTACAAACCAGAAGTCACACACAGCGCAGAAGTCGCCGCCTGGGCGGGTGATGAACTCAAAACGATGGGCACCCTGTCGCGCAAAGAGTGGACGCTGATCGGTCTGGTTCTGCTGAGTTTAGCTTTGTGGGTCTTCGGCGGTGAGGTGATCGACGCCACCGCCGTCGGTTTGTTAGCCGTTTCTCTGATGCTGGCGCTGCACGTGGTGCCGTGGAAAGACATTACCAAATACAATAGTGCCTGGAACACGCTGGTGAACCTTGCCACCCTTGTGGTGATGGCAAACGGGTTAACCCGTTCCGGTTTTATCGACTGGTTCGCCAGCACGATGAGCACCCATCTGGAAGGTTTCTCGCCTAACGCGACGGTGATTGTGCTGGTGCTGGTGTTCTATTTTGCTCACTACCTGTTTGCCAGTCTGTCGGCGCACACGGCGACAATGCTGCCGGTGATTCTGGCGATCGGTAAAGGTATTCCGGGTGTGCCGATGGAACACCTGTGTATCCTGCTCGTGTTGTCCATCGGGATTATGGGTTGTCTGACGCCATACGCCACAGGCCCAGGGGTGATCATCTACGGCTGTGGCTATGTAAAATCCAAAGACTACTGGCGTCTTGGCGCTATCTTCGGGGTGATCTACATTGCGATGCTGTTGCTGGTAGGCTGGCCGATTCTGGCGATGTGGAGCTAG
- the rna gene encoding ribonuclease I encodes MKPTWQKWGWLAASLLPLSSAIANELQATQYGDFDRYVLALSWQTGFCQSQHERDRREPDECRLQKEVTDNVDFLTVHGLWPGLPKSIASRGVDERRWMRFGCATRPIPNLPEARASRKCSAPETGLSLETAAKLSDVMPGAGGRSCLERYEYAKHGACFGFDPDTYFGTMVRLNKEIKASELGAFLSENYGKSVSRRAFDATIARRWGKEAVKAVKLNCHGNPAYLTEIQFSLKASTINAPLSADSFAPQPHPGNCGKQFIIDKAGY; translated from the coding sequence ATGAAACCGACCTGGCAAAAATGGGGGTGGCTCGCCGCCTCACTCCTCCCCCTTTCTTCGGCAATCGCTAACGAATTACAGGCAACGCAGTACGGCGATTTTGACCGTTATGTGCTGGCGCTCTCCTGGCAAACGGGATTTTGCCAGAGTCAGCATGAGCGCGATCGCCGCGAGCCTGATGAGTGTCGCCTGCAAAAAGAGGTCACGGACAACGTCGATTTCCTGACCGTTCACGGTTTGTGGCCAGGGTTACCGAAATCCATCGCGTCGCGCGGGGTGGATGAACGCCGGTGGATGCGCTTTGGCTGCGCCACGCGTCCGATCCCTAATCTACCGGAGGCTCGAGCCAGTCGTAAATGTTCCGCGCCAGAAACAGGGCTTTCGCTGGAAACCGCCGCCAAACTCAGTGACGTGATGCCGGGAGCGGGCGGGCGCTCTTGCCTCGAACGCTATGAATACGCAAAACACGGCGCCTGCTTTGGCTTCGACCCGGATACGTACTTCGGGACGATGGTGCGGTTGAACAAAGAGATCAAGGCCAGCGAGTTAGGGGCATTTCTCAGTGAAAATTACGGCAAGAGTGTGAGTCGCCGCGCCTTCGATGCGACGATTGCCAGACGCTGGGGAAAAGAGGCTGTCAAAGCGGTCAAACTGAACTGTCACGGCAATCCGGCTTACCTGACGGAGATCCAGTTCTCGCTGAAAGCCAGTACCATCAACGCGCCGCTCTCCGCCGACTCGTTCGCCCCGCAACCTCATCCGGGGAACTGCGGTAAACAGTTTATCATCGACAAGGCGGGTTATTGA
- a CDS encoding flavin reductase family protein, producing the protein MYFYQPSQGHGLPHDPLNAIVGPRPIGWIASQDTAGRDNLAPYSFLNCFNYHPPIIGFASTGWKDSVRNIMETGEFVWNLTTRELASAMNETSASLPHGEDEFHAAGLTKAESRLVKVPRVAQSPVNFECRLSQSIQLTTAQGEAIETWLILGEVVGIHIAETLLEEGIYQTAKAQPVLRAGGPTAYYAIGESHRFDLVRPDARVKR; encoded by the coding sequence ATGTATTTCTATCAACCTTCGCAGGGACACGGCCTGCCGCACGACCCACTTAATGCCATTGTTGGTCCCCGGCCTATTGGCTGGATCGCCTCTCAGGATACCGCAGGTCGTGATAATCTGGCGCCTTACAGCTTCCTCAACTGTTTCAATTATCATCCACCCATTATTGGTTTTGCCAGCACCGGCTGGAAAGATAGCGTGCGTAACATCATGGAAACCGGCGAGTTTGTCTGGAACCTGACCACGCGAGAGTTAGCCAGCGCGATGAATGAAACCTCTGCCAGTCTGCCGCATGGTGAAGATGAATTTCATGCCGCCGGGCTGACGAAGGCAGAAAGTCGTCTGGTGAAAGTGCCACGCGTTGCGCAAAGTCCGGTGAATTTTGAATGTCGCCTGTCGCAGAGCATTCAGCTCACGACCGCGCAGGGCGAAGCCATCGAAACCTGGCTGATTCTGGGTGAGGTGGTGGGGATTCATATTGCTGAAACGCTACTGGAAGAAGGCATTTACCAGACCGCAAAAGCGCAGCCCGTACTGCGCGCCGGCGGCCCAACAGCCTACTATGCGATCGGCGAGTCGCACCGTTTTGATCTGGTGCGCCCGGATGCACGTGTGAAACGTTAA
- a CDS encoding alpha/beta fold hydrolase — protein sequence MSQYDKITLKDGSYLYFKDWGDRNGQPIVFSHGWPLTADAFEDQMLFLGSKGFRVVAHDRRGHGRSAQPWEGHNMDQYADDLAELTAHLNLQNAVHVGHSTGGGEVARYIGRHGTQRVAKAVLIGAVTPIMVKTEFNPNGVPKEVFDGIREGVVNDRAAFFYELTGAFYGYNRPGAKESKAVRESFVEQGLQGSIKAMYDCIKAFSETDLREDLRKMTIPTLVIHGDDDQIVPFETCGKVAAEILPDAQLKVYAGGSHGICTTHKQQINQDLLNFIQS from the coding sequence ATGAGCCAGTACGACAAAATTACTCTCAAAGATGGCAGCTATCTGTATTTCAAAGACTGGGGAGACCGCAATGGACAGCCCATTGTCTTCAGCCACGGCTGGCCGTTAACGGCTGATGCCTTTGAGGATCAGATGCTTTTTCTGGGCTCGAAAGGATTTCGGGTGGTAGCCCACGACAGGCGCGGGCATGGTCGTTCAGCGCAACCGTGGGAAGGGCACAACATGGACCAGTACGCCGACGATTTGGCTGAACTGACCGCGCACCTGAATCTGCAAAATGCGGTGCACGTTGGCCATTCCACTGGCGGGGGCGAAGTGGCGCGTTATATCGGGCGACACGGGACGCAGCGGGTGGCAAAAGCGGTATTGATTGGTGCGGTGACGCCCATTATGGTGAAAACCGAGTTTAACCCAAACGGTGTACCTAAAGAGGTTTTTGACGGCATTCGTGAAGGCGTTGTCAATGACCGTGCCGCCTTTTTCTATGAGCTGACCGGCGCATTCTATGGTTATAACCGCCCTGGCGCGAAGGAGTCGAAAGCGGTACGGGAAAGTTTTGTGGAGCAGGGATTACAGGGCTCAATAAAAGCGATGTACGACTGCATCAAGGCGTTCTCGGAAACGGACCTGCGTGAAGACCTGCGTAAAATGACCATCCCAACACTGGTCATTCACGGTGATGATGATCAAATTGTCCCATTTGAAACCTGTGGCAAAGTGGCGGCGGAAATCCTGCCTGACGCGCAACTGAAGGTATACGCGGGCGGTTCCCACGGCATTTGCACCACCCATAAACAGCAGATAAATCAGGATCTGCTTAACTTTATTCAGTCGTAA
- the rnk gene encoding nucleoside diphosphate kinase regulator has product MSRPTIIINDLDAERIDRLLEQPAYADLPIADALNDELDRAQMCSPETMPHDVVTMNSRVKFRNLSDGEIRVRTLVYPAAMTDSNTQLSVMAPVGAALLGVRVGDTIHWELPGGASTHLEVLELEYQPEAAGDFLR; this is encoded by the coding sequence ATGTCCAGACCAACTATCATCATTAACGACCTTGATGCAGAACGCATCGATCGCTTACTGGAACAACCCGCGTACGCAGATTTACCTATTGCCGACGCGTTGAATGACGAGCTGGATCGTGCCCAAATGTGTTCGCCAGAAACCATGCCGCATGACGTCGTGACCATGAACAGCCGCGTTAAATTCCGCAATCTCAGTGATGGCGAAATTCGCGTGCGTACGTTGGTGTATCCTGCGGCGATGACCGACAGCAATACGCAGCTTTCAGTGATGGCACCCGTCGGTGCAGCACTGCTGGGCGTGCGTGTGGGCGATACCATTCACTGGGAACTTCCGGGCGGCGCATCCACCCACCTCGAAGTGCTGGAGCTGGAATACCAACCAGAAGCCGCCGGCGACTTCCTGCGTTAA
- the yldA gene encoding small membrane protein YldA, whose protein sequence is MNETFSILLGFFIMAAIIVGAVLYLENHW, encoded by the coding sequence ATGAACGAAACATTCAGTATATTACTGGGATTCTTCATTATGGCGGCGATCATCGTCGGAGCCGTGCTTTACCTGGAGAATCACTGGTAG
- the uspG gene encoding universal stress protein UspG, which produces MYKTIIMPVDVFEMELSDKAIRHAEFLAQEDGVIHLLHVLPGSASLSLHRFAADVRRFEEHLQHEAETRLQTMVGHFSIDPSRIKQHVRFGSVRDVVNELGEELNADVVVIGSRNPSITTHLLGSNASSVVRHATLPVLVVR; this is translated from the coding sequence ATGTATAAGACAATCATTATGCCGGTTGATGTTTTTGAAATGGAACTGAGCGATAAGGCAATTCGCCACGCTGAGTTTCTGGCGCAGGAGGATGGCGTCATTCATCTTTTGCATGTGCTGCCAGGATCGGCCAGCCTGAGCCTGCATCGCTTTGCCGCCGACGTGCGTCGTTTTGAAGAACATTTACAGCATGAAGCCGAAACCCGACTACAAACGATGGTCGGTCACTTCAGTATCGATCCTTCCCGCATCAAGCAACATGTCCGCTTCGGCAGCGTCCGCGACGTGGTCAATGAACTCGGCGAAGAGCTGAATGCTGACGTGGTGGTCATTGGCTCACGTAATCCGTCAATCACCACACACCTGCTGGGTTCTAACGCGTCAAGCGTGGTACGTCATGCAACCCTGCCGGTACTGGTTGTGCGCTAA
- the ahpF gene encoding alkyl hydroperoxide reductase subunit F — translation MLDTNMKTQLKAYLEKLTKPVELIATLDDSAKSAEIKELLAEIAELSEKVTFKEDNSLAVRKPSFLITNPGSNQGPRFAGSPLGHEFTSLVLALLWTGGHPSKEAQSLLEQIRDIDGDFEFETYYSLSCHNCPDVVQALNLMAVLNPRIKHTAIDGGTFQNEITERNVMGVPAVYVNGKEFGQGRMTLTEIVAKVDTGAEKRAAEELSQRDAYDVLIVGSGPAGAAAAVYSARKGIRTGLMGERFGGQVLDTVDIENYISVPKTEGQKLAGALKAHVDDYDVDVIDSQSASKLLPATSEGGLHQIETASGAILKARSIIIATGAKWRNMNVPGEDQYRTKGVTYCPHCDGPLFKGKRVAVIGGGNSGVEAAIDLAGIVEHVTLLEFAPEMKADQVLQDKVRSLKNVDIILNAQTTEVKGDGTKVVGLEYRDRVSGDVHNIELAGIFVQIGLLPNTTWLEGAIERNRMGEIIIDAKCETSVKGVFAAGDCTTVPYKQIIIATGEGAKASLSAFDYLIRTKTA, via the coding sequence ATGCTCGACACAAATATGAAAACCCAGCTCAAGGCCTATCTTGAGAAACTGACGAAACCCGTTGAGCTGATTGCGACGCTGGATGACAGCGCTAAATCGGCAGAAATCAAGGAATTGCTGGCTGAGATCGCCGAACTGTCAGAGAAAGTCACCTTTAAAGAAGACAACAGCTTAGCCGTACGCAAACCCTCTTTCCTGATCACTAATCCGGGTTCAAATCAGGGACCGCGTTTTGCAGGCTCCCCGTTGGGACACGAGTTTACCTCGCTGGTTCTGGCGCTACTGTGGACCGGTGGACACCCGTCAAAAGAAGCACAGTCTCTGCTTGAGCAAATCCGCGATATTGATGGTGATTTTGAGTTTGAAACCTATTACTCACTCTCCTGCCATAACTGCCCTGACGTGGTGCAGGCGCTGAACCTGATGGCGGTGCTGAACCCACGTATTAAGCATACGGCGATTGATGGCGGCACGTTCCAGAACGAGATCACCGAGCGTAACGTGATGGGCGTTCCGGCCGTGTACGTTAATGGTAAAGAGTTTGGTCAGGGTCGCATGACGCTGACGGAAATCGTGGCGAAAGTGGATACCGGCGCAGAAAAACGCGCGGCAGAAGAACTGAGCCAGCGTGATGCCTATGATGTTCTGATTGTCGGCTCCGGCCCGGCGGGCGCGGCAGCAGCGGTTTACTCCGCGCGTAAAGGCATTCGTACCGGTCTGATGGGCGAGCGCTTCGGCGGTCAGGTACTCGATACTGTGGATATCGAAAACTACATTTCTGTACCGAAAACAGAAGGGCAGAAACTGGCCGGCGCGCTCAAGGCCCACGTCGATGATTATGACGTCGACGTGATCGACAGCCAGAGCGCCAGTAAGCTGCTGCCTGCGACCAGTGAAGGCGGTTTACATCAGATTGAAACGGCGTCTGGCGCGATACTGAAAGCGCGCAGCATTATCATTGCCACCGGTGCGAAATGGCGCAATATGAACGTTCCCGGTGAAGATCAGTATCGTACCAAAGGCGTTACCTATTGCCCGCACTGCGACGGCCCGCTGTTTAAAGGTAAGCGCGTGGCAGTGATCGGCGGCGGTAACTCCGGCGTGGAAGCGGCGATTGATCTCGCCGGTATCGTTGAACACGTGACGCTGCTGGAATTTGCCCCGGAAATGAAGGCGGATCAGGTACTGCAGGATAAAGTTCGCAGTCTGAAAAACGTCGATATCATCCTGAACGCCCAGACGACGGAAGTGAAAGGCGATGGCACGAAAGTGGTCGGTCTGGAATACCGTGACCGCGTGAGTGGCGATGTTCACAACATTGAACTGGCGGGCATTTTCGTTCAGATTGGCCTTCTGCCAAACACCACCTGGCTGGAAGGGGCGATTGAGCGCAACCGGATGGGTGAAATCATCATCGACGCGAAATGCGAAACCAGCGTGAAGGGCGTATTTGCCGCGGGCGACTGTACCACCGTACCGTACAAACAGATTATCATCGCGACCGGCGAAGGGGCGAAAGCGTCTCTGAGTGCCTTTGATTACCTGATTCGTACGAAAACGGCATAA